In a genomic window of Chroicocephalus ridibundus chromosome 14, bChrRid1.1, whole genome shotgun sequence:
- the CEP95 gene encoding centrosomal protein of 95 kDa isoform X1 has translation MLESKMLKCVPPFTVTNHVFIFVSFSSDIDMFYFLIDWVGVANDLLRSCHTNQHIKHLSECGADVFVHLYESILGEKVPDFIATPRSQEDDAHNVQAVIDSLALDYLQVSLSHITGENIVKGERESIRNLLEIFDGLLEYLTEEASESSSQNGDKAKELSNNEIQIASQEQLESNAGQLRQPSIFLSVEGSQSGFFVPSWDEDGSESTSELIRLGDTAHSFSKREEELQFRELLPAEKDKGVEESENSEAIATLPRPFSETERAVVKEEEDGSMESVHTAEPQKESLSASATKLGKPIQQAIPLLPPFQPSEARPHYPGWRDYHSSNRQSAALANSQGGKIPTLEKSLTQKSEDVSGSLPLSRKIPAGDKVVSNDAEDNVAKVPWIYGTSSASSSQQKLSQTPRPESRYLPRKKRYENSTTDSLEESLSHRTTKEKLSEQELHEVSEKLSCRLNELDSMLKRALGGQTGEEELTDEDTLSQHSDSVMDYRRRKAERDTAPLRYPGRPRSLSPASPSSQHQLFSELEDKPCSNGTGQIRKIRSQLQKERDERTKKVKTVAKAYEDELRIYEAQERLRLSKLREVIREMEQEYKENIFKEPPKMPQPVKVYSRKTTPRNPKYSQWIPKRGTVKPKKAAPMKVRDDDLLFQLLEEFPHLHISHHTMNKMWQQQLAHTEQLKAASGRTRPKLQNEVQQALKKHELLLAIIKKDQDHNKRLQELRQRICRQKWAQNKVREKRQQIARARKYYEDYRVQLRAKMMRARTREERIFKNLFEEGLEIQKQRLKDLRAYAQEKRAEQRREHQDELESMENFYRDQFSMLAEALSQECQEIQTREKAQAQMLQKTKRELRSRMEKEIEQLQAAIMQSDDDTFFQELEADRLKSRLQMASFQYSKRCFL, from the exons ATGCTGGAGTCAAAGATGCTTAAATGCGTTCCACCTTTCACTGTAACTAatcatgtctttatttttgtgtctttcagtTCTGACATTGATATGTTTTACTTCTTAATAGATTGGGTTGGTGTTGCCAATGATCTTTTAAGGAGCTGTCACACAAACCAGCACATAAAGCATCTCTCTGAATGTGGTGCTGATGTGTTTGTTCATCTTTATGAGTCAATCTTAGGAGAAAAAGTACCAG atttcatAGCTACTCCTAGAAGCCAAGAGGATGATGCACATAATGTACAAGCAGTAATAGATTCCCTGGCATTGGACTATTTGCAGGTCAGCTTGTCGCATATCACTG GTGAGAACATTGTGAAAGGAGAAAGGGAATCTATCAGAAATCTCCTCGAAATATTTGATGGCTTGTTAGAGTATCTTACAGAAGAAGCCAGTGAATCATCTTCTCAGAATGGAG ATAAGGCAAAAGAGCTATCCAATAATGAAATTCAGATTGCATCTCAAGAGCAGCTGGAAAGCAATGCTGGTCAACTTAGGCAACCTTCAATATTCTTATCAGTTGAAGG GTCCCAGTCAGGATTTTTTGTTCCATCTTGGGATGAAGATGGATCAGAATCTACCAGTGAATTAATTAGACTTGGAGATACCGCTCATTCATTTTCCAAGAGAGAGGAAG AACTCCAGTTCCGTGAATTGTTACCAGCAGAAAAGGACAAGGGGGTGGAAGAATCTGAAAACTCAGAGGCTATTGCAACATTACCTAGACCGTTCTCTGAAACTGAAAGGGCCGTtgtaaaggaagaggaagatg GATCAATGGAGTCCGTTCATACTGCTGAACCTCAAAAAGAGAGTTTGAGTGCCAGTGCTACAAAACTTGGGAAGCCTATACAGCAGGCTATTCCTTTGCTACCACCATTTCAGCCTTCAGAAGCCAGACCCCATTATCCTGGATGGAGAGATTATCACAGCTCAAACAGACAGTCAGCAGCTTTGGCTAACAGTCAAGGAGGAAAAATTCCTACA cttgAAAAGTCACTTACACAAAAATCTGAAGACGTTTCTGGTAGTCTTCCTCTATCAAGGAAAATCCCTG caggagaCAAGGTGGTATCAAATGATGCTGAAGACAATGTGGCAAAG GTTCCCTGGATATATGGGACTTCATCTGCTTCCTCCTCACAGCAAAAACTCTCACAGACTCCAAGACCTGAGTCTAGATATCTGCctagaaagaaaag ATATGAAAATTCTACCACAGATTCACTTGAAGAGTCTCTTTCCCACAGAACAACAAAGGAAAAGCTGTCTGAGCAAGAGCTTCATGAAGTGTCAGAAAAACTCTCTTGCAGGTTAAATGAACTAGATTCA ATGTTGAAGAGAGCTTTGGGTGGGCAAACCGGAGAGGAAGAGCTGACAGATGAAGACACCCTGTCTCAGCACAGTGACAGTGTCATGGATTATCGCCGAAGGAAAGCTGAGCGAG ACACAGCACCTCTAAGGTACCCGGGCAGGCCACGATCCCTTTCTCCAGCCTCACCCTCATCTCAGCATCAACTCTTTTCTGAGTTGGAAGATAAACCTTGCAGTAATGGAACAGGCCAAATAAGGAAAATACGCAGCCAGttgcaaaaagaaagagatgaaagaacaaaaaaagtaaag actgTTGCTAAAGCTTATGAAGATGAACTAAGAATTTATGAAGCTCAGGAGAGGCTTAGACTTTCCAAGCTCAGAGAAGTCATCAGGGAAATG GAAcaagaatacaaagaaaacatctttaaagaACCTCCAAAAATGCCTCAGCCAGTGAAAGTTTATTCTAGAAAAACCACACCTCGGAATCCCAAATACAGCCAGTGGATTCCAAAACGAGGGACTGTGAAGCCAAAGAAAGCAGCTCCAA TGAAAGTAAGAGATGACGACCTCCTatttcagctgctggaagagTTTCCCCACCTGCATATTTCCCACCATACTATGAATAAAAtgtggcagcagcagcttgcaCATACTGAGCAACTTAAGGCAGCTTCTGGCAGGACTAGGCCAAAACTCCAAAACGAA GTTCAACAAGCCCTGAAGAAGCATGAACTGCTTCTTGCCATTATTAAAAAAGATCAAGACCATAACAAGAGACTG CAAGAACTTAGGCAACGTATCTGCCGACAGAAATGGGCTCAGAATAAAGTCAGAGAGAAACGCCAGCAAATTGCTCGAGCCAGGAAATATTATGAAGATTACCGGGTTCAGCTGCGTGCCAAGATGATGCGGGCTAGGACACGGGAAGAAAGG ATATTTAAGAACTTATTTGAAGAAGGCTTAGAAATTCAGAAGCAAAGACTGAAGGACCTGAGAGCATACGCTCAAGAGAAGCGTGCTGAGCAAAGGAGAGAGCATCAAGATGAGTTGGAGTCTATGGAGAACTTTTACAGAGATCAG TTTTCCATGCTAGCAGAAGCTTTATCTCAAGAATGCCAAGAAATCCAAACCAGAGAGAAAGCACAAGCACAA atgctacagaaaacaaaaagagaactGAGATcaaggatggaaaaggaaatagagCAACTGCAGGCGGCAATAATGCAAAGTGATGATGACACCTTTTTTCAAGAGCTAGAAGCAGACAGGCTGAAATCTAGACTTCAGATGGCTTCCTTTCAGTATAGCAAACGCTGTTTCTTGTAA
- the CEP95 gene encoding centrosomal protein of 95 kDa isoform X2: MLESKMLKCVPPFTVTNHVFIFVSFSSDIDMFYFLIDWVGVANDLLRSCHTNQHIKHLSECGADVFVHLYESILGEKVPDFIATPRSQEDDAHNVQAVIDSLALDYLQVSLSHITGENIVKGERESIRNLLEIFDGLLEYLTEEASESSSQNGDKAKELSNNEIQIASQEQLESNAGQLRQPSIFLSVEGSQSGFFVPSWDEDGSESTSELIRLGDTAHSFSKREEELQFRELLPAEKDKGVEESENSEAIATLPRPFSETERAVVKEEEDGSMESVHTAEPQKESLSASATKLGKPIQQAIPLLPPFQPSEARPHYPGWRDYHSSNRQSAALANSQGGKIPTLEKSLTQKSEDVSGSLPLSRKIPGDKVVSNDAEDNVAKVPWIYGTSSASSSQQKLSQTPRPESRYLPRKKRYENSTTDSLEESLSHRTTKEKLSEQELHEVSEKLSCRLNELDSMLKRALGGQTGEEELTDEDTLSQHSDSVMDYRRRKAERDTAPLRYPGRPRSLSPASPSSQHQLFSELEDKPCSNGTGQIRKIRSQLQKERDERTKKVKTVAKAYEDELRIYEAQERLRLSKLREVIREMEQEYKENIFKEPPKMPQPVKVYSRKTTPRNPKYSQWIPKRGTVKPKKAAPMKVRDDDLLFQLLEEFPHLHISHHTMNKMWQQQLAHTEQLKAASGRTRPKLQNEVQQALKKHELLLAIIKKDQDHNKRLQELRQRICRQKWAQNKVREKRQQIARARKYYEDYRVQLRAKMMRARTREERIFKNLFEEGLEIQKQRLKDLRAYAQEKRAEQRREHQDELESMENFYRDQFSMLAEALSQECQEIQTREKAQAQMLQKTKRELRSRMEKEIEQLQAAIMQSDDDTFFQELEADRLKSRLQMASFQYSKRCFL; the protein is encoded by the exons ATGCTGGAGTCAAAGATGCTTAAATGCGTTCCACCTTTCACTGTAACTAatcatgtctttatttttgtgtctttcagtTCTGACATTGATATGTTTTACTTCTTAATAGATTGGGTTGGTGTTGCCAATGATCTTTTAAGGAGCTGTCACACAAACCAGCACATAAAGCATCTCTCTGAATGTGGTGCTGATGTGTTTGTTCATCTTTATGAGTCAATCTTAGGAGAAAAAGTACCAG atttcatAGCTACTCCTAGAAGCCAAGAGGATGATGCACATAATGTACAAGCAGTAATAGATTCCCTGGCATTGGACTATTTGCAGGTCAGCTTGTCGCATATCACTG GTGAGAACATTGTGAAAGGAGAAAGGGAATCTATCAGAAATCTCCTCGAAATATTTGATGGCTTGTTAGAGTATCTTACAGAAGAAGCCAGTGAATCATCTTCTCAGAATGGAG ATAAGGCAAAAGAGCTATCCAATAATGAAATTCAGATTGCATCTCAAGAGCAGCTGGAAAGCAATGCTGGTCAACTTAGGCAACCTTCAATATTCTTATCAGTTGAAGG GTCCCAGTCAGGATTTTTTGTTCCATCTTGGGATGAAGATGGATCAGAATCTACCAGTGAATTAATTAGACTTGGAGATACCGCTCATTCATTTTCCAAGAGAGAGGAAG AACTCCAGTTCCGTGAATTGTTACCAGCAGAAAAGGACAAGGGGGTGGAAGAATCTGAAAACTCAGAGGCTATTGCAACATTACCTAGACCGTTCTCTGAAACTGAAAGGGCCGTtgtaaaggaagaggaagatg GATCAATGGAGTCCGTTCATACTGCTGAACCTCAAAAAGAGAGTTTGAGTGCCAGTGCTACAAAACTTGGGAAGCCTATACAGCAGGCTATTCCTTTGCTACCACCATTTCAGCCTTCAGAAGCCAGACCCCATTATCCTGGATGGAGAGATTATCACAGCTCAAACAGACAGTCAGCAGCTTTGGCTAACAGTCAAGGAGGAAAAATTCCTACA cttgAAAAGTCACTTACACAAAAATCTGAAGACGTTTCTGGTAGTCTTCCTCTATCAAGGAAAATCCCTG gagaCAAGGTGGTATCAAATGATGCTGAAGACAATGTGGCAAAG GTTCCCTGGATATATGGGACTTCATCTGCTTCCTCCTCACAGCAAAAACTCTCACAGACTCCAAGACCTGAGTCTAGATATCTGCctagaaagaaaag ATATGAAAATTCTACCACAGATTCACTTGAAGAGTCTCTTTCCCACAGAACAACAAAGGAAAAGCTGTCTGAGCAAGAGCTTCATGAAGTGTCAGAAAAACTCTCTTGCAGGTTAAATGAACTAGATTCA ATGTTGAAGAGAGCTTTGGGTGGGCAAACCGGAGAGGAAGAGCTGACAGATGAAGACACCCTGTCTCAGCACAGTGACAGTGTCATGGATTATCGCCGAAGGAAAGCTGAGCGAG ACACAGCACCTCTAAGGTACCCGGGCAGGCCACGATCCCTTTCTCCAGCCTCACCCTCATCTCAGCATCAACTCTTTTCTGAGTTGGAAGATAAACCTTGCAGTAATGGAACAGGCCAAATAAGGAAAATACGCAGCCAGttgcaaaaagaaagagatgaaagaacaaaaaaagtaaag actgTTGCTAAAGCTTATGAAGATGAACTAAGAATTTATGAAGCTCAGGAGAGGCTTAGACTTTCCAAGCTCAGAGAAGTCATCAGGGAAATG GAAcaagaatacaaagaaaacatctttaaagaACCTCCAAAAATGCCTCAGCCAGTGAAAGTTTATTCTAGAAAAACCACACCTCGGAATCCCAAATACAGCCAGTGGATTCCAAAACGAGGGACTGTGAAGCCAAAGAAAGCAGCTCCAA TGAAAGTAAGAGATGACGACCTCCTatttcagctgctggaagagTTTCCCCACCTGCATATTTCCCACCATACTATGAATAAAAtgtggcagcagcagcttgcaCATACTGAGCAACTTAAGGCAGCTTCTGGCAGGACTAGGCCAAAACTCCAAAACGAA GTTCAACAAGCCCTGAAGAAGCATGAACTGCTTCTTGCCATTATTAAAAAAGATCAAGACCATAACAAGAGACTG CAAGAACTTAGGCAACGTATCTGCCGACAGAAATGGGCTCAGAATAAAGTCAGAGAGAAACGCCAGCAAATTGCTCGAGCCAGGAAATATTATGAAGATTACCGGGTTCAGCTGCGTGCCAAGATGATGCGGGCTAGGACACGGGAAGAAAGG ATATTTAAGAACTTATTTGAAGAAGGCTTAGAAATTCAGAAGCAAAGACTGAAGGACCTGAGAGCATACGCTCAAGAGAAGCGTGCTGAGCAAAGGAGAGAGCATCAAGATGAGTTGGAGTCTATGGAGAACTTTTACAGAGATCAG TTTTCCATGCTAGCAGAAGCTTTATCTCAAGAATGCCAAGAAATCCAAACCAGAGAGAAAGCACAAGCACAA atgctacagaaaacaaaaagagaactGAGATcaaggatggaaaaggaaatagagCAACTGCAGGCGGCAATAATGCAAAGTGATGATGACACCTTTTTTCAAGAGCTAGAAGCAGACAGGCTGAAATCTAGACTTCAGATGGCTTCCTTTCAGTATAGCAAACGCTGTTTCTTGTAA
- the CEP95 gene encoding centrosomal protein of 95 kDa isoform X3: MGSAEERDWVGVANDLLRSCHTNQHIKHLSECGADVFVHLYESILGEKVPDFIATPRSQEDDAHNVQAVIDSLALDYLQVSLSHITGENIVKGERESIRNLLEIFDGLLEYLTEEASESSSQNGDKAKELSNNEIQIASQEQLESNAGQLRQPSIFLSVEGSQSGFFVPSWDEDGSESTSELIRLGDTAHSFSKREEELQFRELLPAEKDKGVEESENSEAIATLPRPFSETERAVVKEEEDGSMESVHTAEPQKESLSASATKLGKPIQQAIPLLPPFQPSEARPHYPGWRDYHSSNRQSAALANSQGGKIPTLEKSLTQKSEDVSGSLPLSRKIPAGDKVVSNDAEDNVAKVPWIYGTSSASSSQQKLSQTPRPESRYLPRKKRYENSTTDSLEESLSHRTTKEKLSEQELHEVSEKLSCRLNELDSMLKRALGGQTGEEELTDEDTLSQHSDSVMDYRRRKAERDTAPLRYPGRPRSLSPASPSSQHQLFSELEDKPCSNGTGQIRKIRSQLQKERDERTKKVKTVAKAYEDELRIYEAQERLRLSKLREVIREMEQEYKENIFKEPPKMPQPVKVYSRKTTPRNPKYSQWIPKRGTVKPKKAAPMKVRDDDLLFQLLEEFPHLHISHHTMNKMWQQQLAHTEQLKAASGRTRPKLQNEVQQALKKHELLLAIIKKDQDHNKRLQELRQRICRQKWAQNKVREKRQQIARARKYYEDYRVQLRAKMMRARTREERIFKNLFEEGLEIQKQRLKDLRAYAQEKRAEQRREHQDELESMENFYRDQFSMLAEALSQECQEIQTREKAQAQMLQKTKRELRSRMEKEIEQLQAAIMQSDDDTFFQELEADRLKSRLQMASFQYSKRCFL; this comes from the exons ATGGGTAGCGCTGAGGAGAGAG ATTGGGTTGGTGTTGCCAATGATCTTTTAAGGAGCTGTCACACAAACCAGCACATAAAGCATCTCTCTGAATGTGGTGCTGATGTGTTTGTTCATCTTTATGAGTCAATCTTAGGAGAAAAAGTACCAG atttcatAGCTACTCCTAGAAGCCAAGAGGATGATGCACATAATGTACAAGCAGTAATAGATTCCCTGGCATTGGACTATTTGCAGGTCAGCTTGTCGCATATCACTG GTGAGAACATTGTGAAAGGAGAAAGGGAATCTATCAGAAATCTCCTCGAAATATTTGATGGCTTGTTAGAGTATCTTACAGAAGAAGCCAGTGAATCATCTTCTCAGAATGGAG ATAAGGCAAAAGAGCTATCCAATAATGAAATTCAGATTGCATCTCAAGAGCAGCTGGAAAGCAATGCTGGTCAACTTAGGCAACCTTCAATATTCTTATCAGTTGAAGG GTCCCAGTCAGGATTTTTTGTTCCATCTTGGGATGAAGATGGATCAGAATCTACCAGTGAATTAATTAGACTTGGAGATACCGCTCATTCATTTTCCAAGAGAGAGGAAG AACTCCAGTTCCGTGAATTGTTACCAGCAGAAAAGGACAAGGGGGTGGAAGAATCTGAAAACTCAGAGGCTATTGCAACATTACCTAGACCGTTCTCTGAAACTGAAAGGGCCGTtgtaaaggaagaggaagatg GATCAATGGAGTCCGTTCATACTGCTGAACCTCAAAAAGAGAGTTTGAGTGCCAGTGCTACAAAACTTGGGAAGCCTATACAGCAGGCTATTCCTTTGCTACCACCATTTCAGCCTTCAGAAGCCAGACCCCATTATCCTGGATGGAGAGATTATCACAGCTCAAACAGACAGTCAGCAGCTTTGGCTAACAGTCAAGGAGGAAAAATTCCTACA cttgAAAAGTCACTTACACAAAAATCTGAAGACGTTTCTGGTAGTCTTCCTCTATCAAGGAAAATCCCTG caggagaCAAGGTGGTATCAAATGATGCTGAAGACAATGTGGCAAAG GTTCCCTGGATATATGGGACTTCATCTGCTTCCTCCTCACAGCAAAAACTCTCACAGACTCCAAGACCTGAGTCTAGATATCTGCctagaaagaaaag ATATGAAAATTCTACCACAGATTCACTTGAAGAGTCTCTTTCCCACAGAACAACAAAGGAAAAGCTGTCTGAGCAAGAGCTTCATGAAGTGTCAGAAAAACTCTCTTGCAGGTTAAATGAACTAGATTCA ATGTTGAAGAGAGCTTTGGGTGGGCAAACCGGAGAGGAAGAGCTGACAGATGAAGACACCCTGTCTCAGCACAGTGACAGTGTCATGGATTATCGCCGAAGGAAAGCTGAGCGAG ACACAGCACCTCTAAGGTACCCGGGCAGGCCACGATCCCTTTCTCCAGCCTCACCCTCATCTCAGCATCAACTCTTTTCTGAGTTGGAAGATAAACCTTGCAGTAATGGAACAGGCCAAATAAGGAAAATACGCAGCCAGttgcaaaaagaaagagatgaaagaacaaaaaaagtaaag actgTTGCTAAAGCTTATGAAGATGAACTAAGAATTTATGAAGCTCAGGAGAGGCTTAGACTTTCCAAGCTCAGAGAAGTCATCAGGGAAATG GAAcaagaatacaaagaaaacatctttaaagaACCTCCAAAAATGCCTCAGCCAGTGAAAGTTTATTCTAGAAAAACCACACCTCGGAATCCCAAATACAGCCAGTGGATTCCAAAACGAGGGACTGTGAAGCCAAAGAAAGCAGCTCCAA TGAAAGTAAGAGATGACGACCTCCTatttcagctgctggaagagTTTCCCCACCTGCATATTTCCCACCATACTATGAATAAAAtgtggcagcagcagcttgcaCATACTGAGCAACTTAAGGCAGCTTCTGGCAGGACTAGGCCAAAACTCCAAAACGAA GTTCAACAAGCCCTGAAGAAGCATGAACTGCTTCTTGCCATTATTAAAAAAGATCAAGACCATAACAAGAGACTG CAAGAACTTAGGCAACGTATCTGCCGACAGAAATGGGCTCAGAATAAAGTCAGAGAGAAACGCCAGCAAATTGCTCGAGCCAGGAAATATTATGAAGATTACCGGGTTCAGCTGCGTGCCAAGATGATGCGGGCTAGGACACGGGAAGAAAGG ATATTTAAGAACTTATTTGAAGAAGGCTTAGAAATTCAGAAGCAAAGACTGAAGGACCTGAGAGCATACGCTCAAGAGAAGCGTGCTGAGCAAAGGAGAGAGCATCAAGATGAGTTGGAGTCTATGGAGAACTTTTACAGAGATCAG TTTTCCATGCTAGCAGAAGCTTTATCTCAAGAATGCCAAGAAATCCAAACCAGAGAGAAAGCACAAGCACAA atgctacagaaaacaaaaagagaactGAGATcaaggatggaaaaggaaatagagCAACTGCAGGCGGCAATAATGCAAAGTGATGATGACACCTTTTTTCAAGAGCTAGAAGCAGACAGGCTGAAATCTAGACTTCAGATGGCTTCCTTTCAGTATAGCAAACGCTGTTTCTTGTAA
- the CEP95 gene encoding centrosomal protein of 95 kDa isoform X5 — protein sequence MLESKMLKCVPPFTVTNHVFIFVSFSSDIDMFYFLIDWVGVANDLLRSCHTNQHIKHLSECGADVFVHLYESILGEKVPDFIATPRSQEDDAHNVQAVIDSLALDYLQVSLSHITGENIVKGERESIRNLLEIFDGLLEYLTEEASESSSQNGDKAKELSNNEIQIASQEQLESNAGQLRQPSIFLSVEGSQSGFFVPSWDEDGSESTSELIRLGDTAHSFSKREEELQFRELLPAEKDKGVEESENSEAIATLPRPFSETERAVVKEEEDGSMESVHTAEPQKESLSASATKLGKPIQQAIPLLPPFQPSEARPHYPGWRDYHSSNRQSAALANSQGGKIPTLEKSLTQKSEDVSGSLPLSRKIPAGDKVVSNDAEDNVAKVPWIYGTSSASSSQQKLSQTPRPESRYLPRKKRYENSTTDSLEESLSHRTTKEKLSEQELHEVSEKLSCRLNELDSMLKRALGGQTGEEELTDEDTLSQHSDSVMDYRRRKAERDTAPLRYPGRPRSLSPASPSSQHQLFSELEDKPCSNGTGQIRKIRSQLQKERDERTKKVKTVAKAYEDELRIYEAQERLRLSKLREVIREMEQEYKENIFKEPPKMPQPVKVYSRKTTPRNPKYSQWIPKRGTVKPKKAAPMKVRDDDLLFQLLEEFPHLHISHHTMNKMWQQQLAHTEQLKAASGRTRPKLQNEVQQALKKHELLLAIIKKDQDHNKRLQELRQRICRQKWAQNKVREKRQQIARARKYYEDYRVQLRAKMMRARTREERIFKNLFEEGLEIQKQRLKDLRAYAQEKRAEQRREHQD from the exons ATGCTGGAGTCAAAGATGCTTAAATGCGTTCCACCTTTCACTGTAACTAatcatgtctttatttttgtgtctttcagtTCTGACATTGATATGTTTTACTTCTTAATAGATTGGGTTGGTGTTGCCAATGATCTTTTAAGGAGCTGTCACACAAACCAGCACATAAAGCATCTCTCTGAATGTGGTGCTGATGTGTTTGTTCATCTTTATGAGTCAATCTTAGGAGAAAAAGTACCAG atttcatAGCTACTCCTAGAAGCCAAGAGGATGATGCACATAATGTACAAGCAGTAATAGATTCCCTGGCATTGGACTATTTGCAGGTCAGCTTGTCGCATATCACTG GTGAGAACATTGTGAAAGGAGAAAGGGAATCTATCAGAAATCTCCTCGAAATATTTGATGGCTTGTTAGAGTATCTTACAGAAGAAGCCAGTGAATCATCTTCTCAGAATGGAG ATAAGGCAAAAGAGCTATCCAATAATGAAATTCAGATTGCATCTCAAGAGCAGCTGGAAAGCAATGCTGGTCAACTTAGGCAACCTTCAATATTCTTATCAGTTGAAGG GTCCCAGTCAGGATTTTTTGTTCCATCTTGGGATGAAGATGGATCAGAATCTACCAGTGAATTAATTAGACTTGGAGATACCGCTCATTCATTTTCCAAGAGAGAGGAAG AACTCCAGTTCCGTGAATTGTTACCAGCAGAAAAGGACAAGGGGGTGGAAGAATCTGAAAACTCAGAGGCTATTGCAACATTACCTAGACCGTTCTCTGAAACTGAAAGGGCCGTtgtaaaggaagaggaagatg GATCAATGGAGTCCGTTCATACTGCTGAACCTCAAAAAGAGAGTTTGAGTGCCAGTGCTACAAAACTTGGGAAGCCTATACAGCAGGCTATTCCTTTGCTACCACCATTTCAGCCTTCAGAAGCCAGACCCCATTATCCTGGATGGAGAGATTATCACAGCTCAAACAGACAGTCAGCAGCTTTGGCTAACAGTCAAGGAGGAAAAATTCCTACA cttgAAAAGTCACTTACACAAAAATCTGAAGACGTTTCTGGTAGTCTTCCTCTATCAAGGAAAATCCCTG caggagaCAAGGTGGTATCAAATGATGCTGAAGACAATGTGGCAAAG GTTCCCTGGATATATGGGACTTCATCTGCTTCCTCCTCACAGCAAAAACTCTCACAGACTCCAAGACCTGAGTCTAGATATCTGCctagaaagaaaag ATATGAAAATTCTACCACAGATTCACTTGAAGAGTCTCTTTCCCACAGAACAACAAAGGAAAAGCTGTCTGAGCAAGAGCTTCATGAAGTGTCAGAAAAACTCTCTTGCAGGTTAAATGAACTAGATTCA ATGTTGAAGAGAGCTTTGGGTGGGCAAACCGGAGAGGAAGAGCTGACAGATGAAGACACCCTGTCTCAGCACAGTGACAGTGTCATGGATTATCGCCGAAGGAAAGCTGAGCGAG ACACAGCACCTCTAAGGTACCCGGGCAGGCCACGATCCCTTTCTCCAGCCTCACCCTCATCTCAGCATCAACTCTTTTCTGAGTTGGAAGATAAACCTTGCAGTAATGGAACAGGCCAAATAAGGAAAATACGCAGCCAGttgcaaaaagaaagagatgaaagaacaaaaaaagtaaag actgTTGCTAAAGCTTATGAAGATGAACTAAGAATTTATGAAGCTCAGGAGAGGCTTAGACTTTCCAAGCTCAGAGAAGTCATCAGGGAAATG GAAcaagaatacaaagaaaacatctttaaagaACCTCCAAAAATGCCTCAGCCAGTGAAAGTTTATTCTAGAAAAACCACACCTCGGAATCCCAAATACAGCCAGTGGATTCCAAAACGAGGGACTGTGAAGCCAAAGAAAGCAGCTCCAA TGAAAGTAAGAGATGACGACCTCCTatttcagctgctggaagagTTTCCCCACCTGCATATTTCCCACCATACTATGAATAAAAtgtggcagcagcagcttgcaCATACTGAGCAACTTAAGGCAGCTTCTGGCAGGACTAGGCCAAAACTCCAAAACGAA GTTCAACAAGCCCTGAAGAAGCATGAACTGCTTCTTGCCATTATTAAAAAAGATCAAGACCATAACAAGAGACTG CAAGAACTTAGGCAACGTATCTGCCGACAGAAATGGGCTCAGAATAAAGTCAGAGAGAAACGCCAGCAAATTGCTCGAGCCAGGAAATATTATGAAGATTACCGGGTTCAGCTGCGTGCCAAGATGATGCGGGCTAGGACACGGGAAGAAAGG ATATTTAAGAACTTATTTGAAGAAGGCTTAGAAATTCAGAAGCAAAGACTGAAGGACCTGAGAGCATACGCTCAAGAGAAGCGTGCTGAGCAAAGGAGAGAGCATCAAG actag